Proteins found in one Oryza glaberrima chromosome 4, OglaRS2, whole genome shotgun sequence genomic segment:
- the LOC127771626 gene encoding receptor-like protein kinase HERK 1, with translation MLFPGTAGLKEKALKIQHLKMRSFRFHLLQQATNYFDEARVVGHGGFGKVYVGELEGKKFAMKRRSLESSQGQKEFQAEIELLSGLNHRNLVSLIGFCDEENELILVYEYMEKGSLMSHLYGSGKPSLLNWKQRVEVCIGTAKGLHYLHTKAVIHRDVKSSNILLDEKLQSKVTDFGISKPGPELDQTYVITQVKGSFGYLDPEYCKTMLLTQKSDVYSFGVVLLEVLCGRPAIDRTLPLEEVNLADWGKEMLRNGQLEQIVDQEISGTVKQRSLMPFGQIVARCLEDKGADRPSMGDVLRYLEYVHSLEAKKNALTRSVAMICVKISNVADGFSGPSTPHRVSPVLDDSIISVAGNSDEPVHDISAGSSDDETDHGISAGNSDEHDHNVSSQLIKPGKSKALIRSNAKIFERYEDPDHGVSSELIGPGKRKALTRSDAKIFER, from the coding sequence ATGCTTTTCCCTGGAACTGCTGGGCTAAAGGAAAAGGCTCTAAAAATTCAGCATTTAAAGATGCGATCCTTTCGCTTCCATCTTCTTCAACAAGCAACAAACTATTTTGATGAAGCGCGGGTCGTTGGACATGGAGGTTTTGGAAAGGTTTACGTGGGAGAGTTGGAGGGTAAAAAGTTTGCCATGAAACGAAGGAGCCTTGAGTCCTCTCAAGGCCAGAAGGAGTTCCAAGCGGAGATTGAACTACTGTCAGGGCTGAACCACCGAAATCTGGTTTCTCTGATTGGGTTCTGTGATGAAGAGAATGAATTGATCTTGGTTTATGAATACATGGAAAAAGGGTCTCTGATGAGCCATCTGTATGGCTCTGGTAAACCCTCGCTCCTCAATTGGAAGCAGCGGGTGGAGGTTTGCATAGGAACAGCCAAGGGACTGCACTATCTTCACACTAAGGCCGTTATCCACCGTGACGTCAAGTCTTCAAACATCTTGCTTGATGAAAAGCTCCAGTCCAAGGTTACTGACTTTGGGATATCAAAGCCTGGTCCTGAGTTGGACCAAACTTATGTCATCACTCAAGTGAAGGGCAGCTTTGGGTATCTTGATCCTGAATATTGCAAGACGATGCTGCTCACCCAGAAGTCTGATGTCTACTCTTTTGGTGTTGTCTTGCTTGAGGTCCTATGTGGCAGACCAGCGATCGACCGAACACTTCCGCTCGAGGAGGTGAACTTGGCAGACTGGGGAAAGGAGATGCTGAGGAATGGACAGCTGGAACAAATTGTTGATCAGGAAATTTCAGGCACAGTCAAACAGCGTTCTCTGATGCCATTTGGCCAAATTGTGGCCAGGTGCCTGGAAGACAAGGGAGCGGATCGGCCATCGATGGGAGACGTACTCAGGTACCTGGAGTACGTTCACAGTTTGGAAGCTAAGAAGAATGCCTTAACACGATCCGTAGCTATGATTTGCGTGAAAATTTCAAATGTAGCTGATGGTTTCTCCGGCCCATCGACTCCGCACCGGGTGTCTCCAGTCTTGGATGATAGCATTATCAGTGTAGCTGGAAATTCAGATGAACCTGTTCATGACATCTCTGCTGGAAGCTCAGATGATGAGACTGACCATGGTATCTCTGCTGGAAACTCAGATGAGCATGATCATAACGTCTCTTCTCAGCTAATAAAACCGGGGAAAAGTAAAGCATTGATTCGATCTAATGCTAAAATTTTCGAAAGATATGAGGATCCTGACCATGGGGTCTCTTCTGAGCTAATAGGACCGGGGAAACGTAAAGCATTGACTCGATCTGATGCTAAAATTTTCGAGAGATGA
- the LOC127771710 gene encoding 21 kDa protein-like gives MSRSSLAMALLLLAFFAAAATANGGAAPAASDFIRKLCRATQYPAVCVQSLASYGGVPPPRSPPELVHAAQSVSVDKAQSVSMYVGRICGPGGSRGVAGPVRDCLENIADSLGHLCDAAQELGGNMGRAGSPGFKWHLSNVQTWCSAALTDKNTCLDGLSRSVDAATRSANRGKIVVGVAWRGRGGRRLLAAGRARTRA, from the coding sequence ATGTCTCGCTCCAGCCTCGCCatggcgctcctcctcctcgccttcttcgccgccgcggcgacggcgaacggcggtgCAGCGCCGGCGGCCAGCGACTTCATCCGCAAGTTGTGCCGCGCGACGCAGTACCCGGCGGTGTGCGTGCAGAGCCTGGCGTCGTACGGTGGGGTGCCACCGCCGCGGAGCCCGCCCGAGCTGGTGCACGCCGCGCAGTCGGTGAGCGTGGACAAGGCGCAGTCGGTGTCGATGTACGTGGGGCGTATCTGCGGCCCTGGCGGCagccgcggcgtcgccggcccCGTGCGCGACTGCCTGGAGAACATAGCGGACAGCTTGGGGCACCTTTGCGATGCGGCGCAGGAGCTCGGCGGCAACATGGGGCGCGCTGGCTCGCCGGGGTTCAAGTGGCACCTGAGCAACGTCCAGACCTGGTGCAGCGCTGCCCTCACCGACAAGAACACCTGCCTCGACGGCCTCTCCCGCAgcgtcgacgccgccacccGCTCCGCCAACCGCGGCAAGATAGTTgtcggcgtggcgtggcgtgggcgCGGAGGGAGGCGACTGCTAGCAGCGGGGCGAGCGCGGACGCGAGCATGA